Proteins found in one Muntiacus reevesi chromosome 2, mMunRee1.1, whole genome shotgun sequence genomic segment:
- the LOC136161573 gene encoding zinc finger protein 135-like has product MHFWDPAMAIRTLTSKGQESVTFKDVAVDFTPEEWGRLGPGQRELYRDVMLENYQNLLSLGAGFPGAKPDVISRLEQGEEPRMERREAQQGTCPDLETSSATNQEMLPKKSISEEVPSPMAKMEGILRAVLGDAKLGESWTCDCQLEDQGKQERCLRWLFATLKEDTHEKRGLDCNELRRSFKRTSAFIRKQRVLGGERPQKWTRSRKSLKCQRTFVEKKPFNCTECGKAFIYHSDYIIHQRIHTGEKPYKCNDCGKAFSNSSYFIQHHIIHTGEKPYACNECGKTFTQSSSLTEHQRIHTGEKPYKCKECGKAFTQSSSLIKHQRCHTGEKPYKCHQCGKCYSQVSHLTRHQKIHTGEKPYKCDVCGKAFCHTSSLTQHQTIHTGEKPYKCNECGKTFSHSSSLTQHQRVHTGEKPYECPECGKAFSHSSSLIQHQRIHTGEKPYECHDCGKAYTQISHLMRHQSIHIGEKPYVCNDCGKAFSHTSSFIQHQTIHTGEKPYKCDKCGKTFSQNSSLTRHQRIHTGEKPYECKVCRKAYTQISHLIQHQRTHTGEKPYECCACGKAFSRSTHLIEHQKIHTGKKPYKCKECGKTFSHSSSLTQHQRIHTGEKPYACKECGKAFNQSIHLIQHQRIHTGEKPYKCKNCGKTYTQISHLIQHQKVHRGGKHSACNKCGDDFNWGSHLAEHQRLHTMHGGYLCRDFEKAISWSTQLADQRTHAD; this is encoded by the exons ATGCATTTCTGGGACCCTGCAATGGCCATCAGGACCCTGACAAGCAAGGGCCAG GAGTCAGTGACCTTCAAAGACGTGGCCGTGGACTTCACCCCGGAGGAGTGGGGCCGCCTGGGGCCTGGCCAGAGGGAGCTGTATCgggatgtgatgctggagaactacCAGAACCTTCTCTCTTTGG GGGCAGGGTTTCCTGGGGCCAAACCCGATGTGATCTCCCGTCTGGAGCAAGGGGAAGAGCCCAGGATGGAGAGGAGAGAAGCCCAGCAAGGTACCTGTCCAG actTGGAGACAAGCTCTGCAACTAATCAGGAGATGCTTCCAAAAAAGAGTATTTCTGAAGAGGTACCTTCCCCAATGGCAAAGATGGAGGGAATTTTAAGGGCAGTGCTTGGAGATGCCAAGCTGGGGGAGTCCTGGACGTGTGACTGTCAGCTGGAAGACCAGGGCAAGCAGGAGAGGTGTTTGAGGTGGTTGTTCGCTACTCTCAAGGAAGATACCCATGAGAAGAGGGGCCTTGACTGCAATGAGCTTAGGAGAAGCTTCAAGAGGACCTCAGCCTTCATCAGGAAGCAAAGAGTGCTTgggggagagaggcctcagaagtgGACCAGGTCAAGAAAGAGCCTCAAATGCCAAAGGACCTTTGTCGAGAAGAAACCATTCAACTGCAcggaatgtgggaaagccttcatcTACCATTCTGACTACATTATacaccagagaattcacactggagaaaagccctaCAAGTGTAATGATTGCGGGAAGGCATTCAGCAACAGCTCGTATTTCATCCAGCACCACATCAtccacacaggagagaagccctacGCCTGCAACGAGTGTGGCAAGACCTTTACCCAGAGCTCATCACTCACTGAGCACCAGAGGATCCACACTGGAGAAAAACCCTACAAATGCAAGgagtgtgggaaagccttcaccCAGAGTTCCTCCCTCATCAAGCACCAGCGATGCCACACAGGGGAGAAACCCTATAAATGCCACCAGTGTGGAAAGTGCTACTCCCAGGTGTCCCACCTCACTCGCCACCAGAAAAtccacacaggagagaagccctacAAATGTGACGTGTGTGGCAAGGCTTTCTGTCACACCTCCTCCCTGACTCAGCACCAGACAATCCACACCGGAGAGAAACCCTACAAGTGTAATGAGTGCGGGAAGACTTTCAGCCACAGCTCGTCGCTGACGCAGCACCAGCgagttcacactggagagaaaccttatgaatGCCCGGAGTGTGGCAAAGCCTTCAGCCACAGTTCGTCGCTGATTcagcatcagagaattcatactggcgAGAAGCCTTATGAGTGTCACGATTGCGGGAAGGCTTACACCCAGATCTCCCACCTCATGAGGCACCAGAGTATTCACATAGGGGAGAAACCCTATGTCTGTAATGACTGTGGAAAGGCTTTCAGTCACACCTCTTCCTTTATTCAACACCAGACAATTCACACTGGTGAAAAGCCCTACAAGTGTGACAAATGTGGGAAAACCTTCAGCCAGAACTCTTCACTTACACGCCACCAGCGAATTCACaccggggagaagccctatgagtGTAAAGTTTGCAGGAAGGCATACACCCAGATCTCCCATCTCATTCAGCACCAGAGGACTCACACGGGAGAGAAACCTTATGAGTGCTGTGCGTGTGGGAAAGCCTTTAGCCGGAGCACCCATCTTATTGAGCATCAGAAGATCCACACGGGCAAGAAACCCTATAAGTGTAAGGAGTGTGGGAAAACATTCAGTCACAGCTCATCCCTCACTCAACACCAGAGGATTCACACGGGTGAGAAGCCCTATGCctgtaaggaatgtgggaaagccttcaaccAGAGCATTCACCTTATTCAACACCAAAGGATTCACACTGGGGAGAAGCCCTACAAGTGTAAGAACTGTGGGAAAACGTATACCCAGATCTCACACCTCATTCAACACCAGAAGGTTCACAGGGGTGGCAAGCACTCTGCATGTAACAAATGTGGAGACGACTTCAACTGGGGATCACACCTGGCAGAACACCAGAGACTTCATACTATGCATGGTGGCTATCTCTGCCGTGATTTTGAGAAAGCCATTTCTTGGAGCACGCAGCTTGCTGATCAGAGAACTCATGCTGACTAG